The following are encoded together in the Mammaliicoccus vitulinus genome:
- a CDS encoding accessory Sec system protein Asp2 — MKVFNLNDDIKYENQERILVKTGSDKNLLQLARKDSGLKIKYKELLANDYILYFHDKEISRFCKREHVNKLFDGLNLEQYKNIFYRLSMPQGRKVNNKVEKKLIVIFAKMPGANQYDSPKIPHRMLPPFFDDLERSLVKNVYTMRIMDLNVSHGSHYINTVNYPDYEQEIQESIENVRNYLDIDKKNVVFYGVSRGGAGAIVHGTSMDYKTLAVDPILNIGDKLEANDRRLLKGLRKEDLVPMVNENLSVSNKFQKVIICSENVKLYYEQSMRINKDKAKVINMKDDKITSHPEVSPNTVPEQLMILNNLLSGVSV, encoded by the coding sequence TTGAAAGTTTTTAATTTAAATGATGATATTAAATACGAAAACCAAGAAAGAATATTGGTTAAAACAGGTAGTGATAAAAATTTATTACAACTTGCAAGAAAAGACAGTGGTTTGAAAATAAAGTATAAAGAATTGCTGGCAAATGATTATATCTTATACTTTCATGACAAAGAAATATCAAGATTTTGTAAGAGAGAGCATGTAAATAAATTATTTGATGGTTTGAATTTAGAACAATACAAAAATATTTTCTATAGACTTTCTATGCCACAAGGAAGAAAAGTGAACAATAAGGTAGAAAAAAAGTTAATTGTTATTTTTGCAAAAATGCCTGGTGCTAACCAATATGATAGTCCTAAAATCCCTCATAGAATGTTGCCTCCCTTTTTTGATGATTTAGAGAGAAGTCTAGTTAAAAATGTATATACAATGAGAATTATGGATTTGAATGTTTCTCATGGCTCACATTATATAAATACTGTAAATTATCCTGATTATGAACAAGAAATTCAAGAATCAATAGAAAATGTAAGGAACTATTTAGACATAGATAAGAAAAATGTTGTTTTTTATGGAGTGTCTAGAGGAGGAGCAGGTGCAATTGTACATGGAACCTCAATGGATTATAAAACATTAGCAGTTGATCCAATATTAAATATTGGAGATAAATTAGAAGCTAATGATAGAAGGTTATTAAAAGGATTAAGAAAAGAAGATTTAGTCCCTATGGTAAATGAAAATTTAAGTGTATCAAATAAATTTCAAAAAGTAATTATATGTAGTGAGAATGTGAAATTATATTATGAACAATCAATGCGCATAAACAAAGATAAAGCAAAAGTTATAAATATGAAAGATGATAAAATTACTTCTCATCCAGAAGTTTCTCCTAATACTGTGCCAGAGCAATTAATGATTTTAAATAATCTATTGAGCGGAGTAAGTGTGTAG
- a CDS encoding sugar transferase, protein MKRLFDFTSSLFAILIASPFLIVTSIIIKLESKGPIVFKQKRPGINNKIFNIYKFRSMKVETPDVATDKIDANMYITKSGRFIRKTSIDELPQLFNIIKGDMSVVGPRPALYNQYDLIAKRTNENVHTAKPGLTGLAQVMGRDDITDDQKVQYDKYYVENQTFILDMFIIYKTIRNTITSEGVKH, encoded by the coding sequence TTGAAAAGACTATTTGATTTTACAAGTTCATTATTTGCTATTCTTATTGCCTCTCCCTTTTTAATTGTTACATCTATTATTATTAAATTAGAATCTAAAGGTCCAATTGTTTTTAAACAAAAACGACCTGGTATAAATAATAAAATCTTTAATATTTATAAATTCAGATCTATGAAAGTTGAAACACCAGATGTAGCAACTGATAAAATTGATGCTAATATGTACATTACTAAATCAGGACGTTTTATTAGAAAAACTTCAATTGATGAATTACCTCAATTATTTAATATTATTAAAGGTGATATGTCGGTAGTTGGTCCAAGACCGGCATTATACAATCAATACGATTTAATTGCTAAAAGAACTAATGAAAATGTACATACTGCAAAACCTGGCTTAACAGGCTTAGCACAAGTTATGGGCAGAGATGATATTACAGATGATCAGAAAGTTCAATATGATAAATATTATGTTGAAAATCAAACTTTCATATTAGACATGTTTATTATATATAAAACGATTAGAAACACTATTACATCTGAAGGTGTGAAACATTAG
- a CDS encoding NAD-dependent epimerase/dehydratase family protein, whose protein sequence is MKLLITGANGHSGKLFLKNLSTTNIKKYEEIHIIVRNDDLDRFIEESGLNIIKHKGDLTDVKFLTEVTRNIDTILHIAGVQMSRNLFEAAINNKVNWIIAVHTTGRYSQFKMASEEYINIEDNLLTLRDEINITILRPTMIYGSSRDRNMYKLIKFIDKSPVFPIFGNGKNLMQPVTATDLAIAYQQVLDNAVVCKNQNYNLSGKYPIKYKELIKTVASKLDKNIILLPIPIKLSYYAVLVGNRILPKFPLNEEQVLRMKEDKDFTHLKANRDFGYSPMSFDEGIESEVNEYKGEK, encoded by the coding sequence ATGAAACTATTAATAACTGGAGCAAACGGTCATTCAGGTAAACTGTTTTTAAAGAATTTATCAACAACAAACATAAAGAAATATGAAGAGATTCATATAATAGTTAGAAATGATGATTTAGATAGATTTATAGAAGAAAGTGGATTAAACATCATTAAGCATAAAGGTGATTTAACAGATGTTAAATTTTTAACTGAAGTTACACGAAATATAGATACGATCCTTCATATTGCAGGTGTTCAAATGAGTCGAAACTTATTTGAAGCAGCTATTAATAATAAAGTTAACTGGATTATTGCTGTTCATACAACTGGCAGATATTCTCAATTTAAAATGGCATCTGAAGAGTATATTAATATTGAAGATAACTTATTAACTTTGAGAGATGAAATTAATATAACAATTTTACGTCCAACAATGATATATGGTTCATCTAGAGATAGAAATATGTATAAATTAATAAAATTTATTGATAAAAGTCCTGTATTTCCGATATTTGGTAATGGTAAAAACTTAATGCAACCTGTTACTGCTACTGATTTAGCGATTGCTTATCAACAAGTATTAGATAATGCTGTAGTGTGTAAAAATCAAAATTATAACTTGTCTGGTAAGTATCCAATAAAGTATAAGGAATTAATTAAGACAGTTGCATCAAAACTAGATAAAAATATTATACTTCTTCCTATTCCTATCAAACTTTCATATTACGCTGTATTAGTAGGGAATCGTATATTACCTAAGTTTCCTTTAAATGAAGAACAAGTTTTAAGAATGAAAGAGGATAAGGACTTTACACACCTTAAAGCTAATAGAGACTTTGGTTATAGTCCTATGAGTTTTGATGAGGGAATTGAAAGTGAAGTTAATGAGTATAAAGGAGAAAAATAG
- a CDS encoding glycosyltransferase family 4 protein, translated as MKKILIVSQYYKPEPFLINEVIETLNEEGYELTVLTGLPNYPEGEIYKGYEPGITYENGIEVIRVNARPRKKGKLNLFLNYFSFALKGSIKALKLKGNYDAVYVYQLSPVFMAIPALIYKLKYKRKILLYCLDLWPQSLIAGGIKNKSFIYNLFLVICKLIYKNVDKIQISSSLFEKYFKEELKINKKLSYSPQYANDLFLNNDIYSEVNINHEKINIMFAGNLGEVQSIETIIKAVHVANNSRLHFHIVGDGSNKEKLLKLVSELNIEDKITFHGRKPIEMMPIYYSNADGLIVSLKKDDIISYTLPGKVQTYMASRKPIIGSIDGEAAEVIEKSKCGLVSPAEDVQKLSESLNEFCSMNSEERKKLGDNGYNYYKQNFTKKIFMDNLIKDMEEISK; from the coding sequence ATGAAAAAAATACTAATCGTTTCACAGTACTATAAACCCGAACCATTTCTAATAAATGAAGTTATAGAAACTTTAAATGAAGAAGGATATGAGTTAACTGTTTTAACTGGACTACCCAATTATCCAGAGGGAGAAATATACAAAGGCTATGAACCTGGTATCACATACGAAAATGGTATTGAAGTTATAAGAGTTAATGCAAGACCGAGAAAAAAGGGGAAATTAAATCTTTTTCTAAATTACTTCTCGTTTGCTCTAAAAGGATCAATAAAAGCTCTGAAATTAAAAGGTAATTATGATGCTGTATATGTATATCAATTATCACCTGTTTTTATGGCTATTCCAGCGCTTATTTATAAATTGAAATATAAAAGGAAAATACTTTTATACTGTTTGGATTTATGGCCACAAAGTTTAATTGCAGGAGGCATTAAGAATAAATCTTTCATTTATAATCTTTTCTTAGTGATTTGTAAATTAATATATAAAAATGTTGATAAAATACAAATTTCTAGTAGCTTATTTGAAAAATACTTTAAAGAAGAGCTCAAGATTAATAAAAAATTGAGTTATTCACCACAATATGCAAACGATCTCTTTTTAAATAATGATATATACAGTGAAGTGAACATTAATCACGAAAAAATAAATATAATGTTCGCTGGCAATTTAGGAGAAGTTCAATCAATAGAAACAATTATAAAAGCCGTGCATGTCGCAAACAATTCTAGGTTACATTTTCATATAGTTGGTGATGGATCAAATAAAGAAAAACTTTTAAAATTAGTTTCTGAATTAAATATAGAAGACAAAATTACATTTCATGGTAGAAAGCCTATAGAAATGATGCCCATATATTATAGTAATGCAGATGGATTAATCGTTTCACTGAAAAAAGATGATATCATTTCATATACATTGCCAGGAAAAGTACAAACATATATGGCCAGTAGAAAGCCGATTATAGGATCTATAGATGGTGAAGCTGCTGAAGTTATTGAAAAATCGAAATGTGGGCTTGTTTCACCAGCTGAAGATGTTCAGAAGTTATCAGAAAGCCTAAATGAATTCTGTAGTATGAATTCAGAAGAAAGAAAAAAATTAGGGGATAATGGTTACAATTATTACAAACAAAATTTCACTAAGAAGATATTCATGGATAATCTGATAAAAGATATGGAGGAAATATCTAAATGA
- a CDS encoding nucleotide sugar dehydrogenase, producing the protein MKLTVIGLGYIGLPTALLFASKGLDVTGIDVNEAVVKKLNNKELHIEENGIQDLLEETIDNKNFKASTEVKHSDYYIIAVPTPHLKDNSCDVSYLKAAILKLKDVIKKDDTIIVESTIGPRTMQDIVQPMIESFGFTVGKDIYLAHCPERVLPGKIIHEMIHNNRIVGGITEACTKKTINLYELLVQGKLLETKASTAEMSKLMENTYRDVNIALANELVKISDTLNINALDVIKLANEHPRVNIHTPGPGVGGHCLAVDPYFIVASDEKNAQIISKARAINNSMPDFVIGKVNKIMETIKGKKITVLGLTYKGNIDDIRESPALDIYHELKLKSDFEVVAQDSHVQLDWVENDIAKALENSDLALVLTDHNEYRELANYVNGTMKQNIVFDTKNVVKNTKGLKYYNFNNIYNI; encoded by the coding sequence ATGAAATTAACAGTTATAGGGTTGGGTTATATTGGTTTGCCTACAGCATTATTATTCGCTTCAAAAGGGTTAGATGTTACGGGAATAGATGTGAATGAAGCTGTAGTGAAAAAATTGAACAATAAAGAATTACATATTGAAGAGAACGGGATTCAAGATTTATTAGAGGAAACTATAGATAATAAAAACTTCAAGGCTTCAACAGAAGTGAAACATTCTGATTATTACATTATTGCTGTTCCAACTCCTCATTTAAAGGATAACAGTTGTGATGTTTCATACTTAAAAGCTGCTATATTGAAACTGAAAGATGTTATTAAAAAAGACGACACAATTATTGTTGAATCAACTATAGGGCCTAGAACAATGCAAGACATTGTACAACCTATGATTGAATCGTTCGGTTTTACAGTAGGTAAAGATATTTATCTTGCTCATTGTCCTGAAAGAGTATTACCTGGAAAAATTATTCATGAAATGATTCATAATAATAGAATTGTTGGAGGCATTACTGAAGCATGTACTAAAAAGACTATAAATTTATATGAACTTTTAGTTCAGGGAAAACTGCTTGAAACAAAAGCAAGTACTGCAGAGATGTCTAAGTTAATGGAAAACACTTATAGAGACGTGAATATAGCATTGGCTAATGAGTTAGTGAAAATTAGTGATACTTTAAATATAAACGCATTAGATGTTATTAAACTTGCTAATGAACATCCACGTGTTAATATCCATACACCTGGTCCGGGGGTTGGTGGTCATTGTTTAGCTGTTGACCCTTATTTTATTGTTGCCAGTGACGAAAAAAATGCTCAAATAATCTCTAAAGCTAGAGCAATCAATAATAGTATGCCAGATTTTGTTATTGGTAAAGTAAATAAGATTATGGAAACAATTAAAGGTAAAAAAATCACTGTATTAGGATTAACTTATAAAGGGAATATTGATGATATTCGTGAATCACCTGCATTAGATATCTATCACGAATTAAAATTAAAGTCTGATTTTGAAGTTGTTGCGCAAGATAGTCATGTACAACTTGACTGGGTTGAAAATGATATTGCAAAAGCACTTGAAAATAGTGATTTAGCATTAGTCCTAACTGATCATAATGAGTATAGAGAGTTAGCTAACTATGTGAACGGTACAATGAAACAAAATATTGTGTTTGATACTAAGAATGTCGTTAAAAATACAAAGGGATTAAAATATTACAATTTCAATAATATATACAATATTTAA
- the wzy gene encoding O-antigen polysaccharide polymerase Wzy, with amino-acid sequence MTILIFLILSFSYVYFLYKHNFRFISLFWTLMFSISLLLPVLIGKYFNYGYIINDAIYNKLDKIYLLCLIVFIISNIPFQLKKIRFKDGNIKLIKYNNIKVSNNIYSVLSLILIIMLGVEVITTGTVSTLELNSWVKMLQGSILLGLLYTSYLRFLFADNKKTKVISLLIIIISLLIVLTFIFGRRILIYPTIAAIVLYIYRTGYKPSILKVSILSIFSIFIGLPLLMSIRTLGIKDGVSNFIEIIKGDYNQYLNYLAIGTDVTYSYSLAAIILSEDVKITFLTLFKPLFIFIPRSIWPNKPEALSEALVHKVNLPFEKGMSIPPGLVGESYVYFGIIGVILVGIIFGVICGIADNYSQHLIKQKNGRNSINLIMVIIVMIQIIMGSIRGDTATNIQESLYLFLPLLLILNFSRYKFKI; translated from the coding sequence ATGACTATATTAATATTTTTAATATTATCTTTTTCTTATGTATATTTCTTATATAAACATAACTTTAGGTTTATTAGTTTATTTTGGACATTAATGTTTAGCATAAGTTTGTTACTTCCAGTTTTAATTGGTAAATATTTTAATTATGGTTATATTATAAACGATGCTATATATAATAAGTTAGATAAAATTTATTTACTATGCTTAATAGTATTTATTATAAGCAATATTCCTTTTCAACTAAAAAAAATAAGGTTTAAAGATGGAAATATAAAATTGATCAAATATAATAATATAAAAGTTTCGAATAACATTTATAGTGTATTATCATTAATTTTAATCATTATGCTTGGTGTTGAAGTTATAACTACAGGTACTGTTTCAACTTTAGAATTAAATTCATGGGTTAAAATGCTACAAGGTTCAATTTTGTTGGGTTTGCTTTATACCTCTTATCTAAGATTTTTGTTCGCTGATAATAAGAAGACAAAAGTTATAAGTCTTTTGATTATTATTATATCCTTACTAATAGTATTAACTTTTATATTCGGAAGAAGAATATTAATATATCCAACTATTGCAGCAATAGTCCTCTATATATATAGAACAGGATATAAACCAAGTATATTAAAAGTAAGTATTTTAAGTATTTTTTCTATTTTTATTGGTTTACCTTTATTAATGAGCATTAGAACATTAGGAATAAAAGATGGTGTTAGTAATTTTATTGAAATAATTAAAGGCGACTATAATCAATATTTGAATTATTTAGCTATAGGAACTGATGTTACCTATTCATACTCTTTAGCAGCAATAATTCTTTCTGAGGATGTAAAGATTACATTCTTAACTTTATTTAAACCTTTATTTATATTTATACCAAGAAGTATTTGGCCAAATAAGCCTGAAGCGCTCTCTGAGGCATTAGTTCATAAAGTGAATTTACCTTTTGAAAAAGGGATGTCTATTCCACCAGGATTAGTTGGTGAGTCGTATGTTTATTTTGGAATAATAGGAGTTATTCTTGTGGGGATTATTTTTGGTGTTATATGTGGGATAGCAGATAATTATAGTCAACATTTAATAAAACAAAAAAATGGAAGAAATAGTATAAATTTAATAATGGTAATTATAGTCATGATACAAATAATTATGGGATCAATTAGAGGGGATACAGCTACAAATATTCAAGAGTCACTATATTTATTTTTACCACTATTATTAATATTAAATTTTTCGAGATATAAATTTAAAATTTAA
- a CDS encoding lipopolysaccharide biosynthesis protein has protein sequence MKKIKDITVNILANIIPIIIMQLILIPVFSSNNNSEDFGGFLVILTLVNILSTILGNTLNNIRLINKHEDDIKEYTYINTLLILIIANIIFTTIFLFIWGVKFNDILLINLWGSCLLIRSYVFVYLRLELKYIAILYINIISAIILSLGSLMIFYNLVNIYLVLFVSEAVIILSMILNSKGYFKEFKIKFINREKIKNYNSLMGSNIILNLLNYSDRILIGLFLGTRYVPLFFIATIVGKLSNLVINPMVTVLLSYEVDNKNTYSRKKYIRIFFITIIFSVILSVIISLISYMVIKILYPNYLDDVKSLIFLSNLGVILLSTTAILQMKIVANSKFNLNFKINIISLVVLSITGYILMNLYGILGFSIALVLTSLIKHLVIIISLNMKLGDK, from the coding sequence ATGAAAAAAATAAAAGATATTACAGTTAATATATTAGCGAATATTATTCCGATTATAATTATGCAATTAATACTTATTCCGGTGTTTTCGAGTAACAACAATAGTGAAGATTTTGGGGGATTCTTAGTAATTTTAACCTTAGTAAATATACTTTCAACTATTCTAGGAAATACTTTGAATAATATTAGATTAATTAATAAACATGAAGATGATATTAAAGAGTATACATATATAAACACTTTATTAATATTGATAATAGCCAATATAATTTTTACAACGATTTTTCTTTTCATATGGGGAGTAAAATTCAATGATATTCTGTTAATAAATTTATGGGGATCTTGTTTGTTAATAAGAAGTTATGTTTTTGTATATTTACGCTTAGAATTAAAGTATATAGCAATACTATATATAAATATTATAAGCGCAATAATATTATCCTTAGGTTCATTAATGATTTTTTATAATTTGGTAAATATTTATTTGGTATTATTTGTATCTGAAGCAGTTATAATACTTTCAATGATTCTAAATAGTAAAGGTTACTTTAAAGAATTTAAAATCAAGTTTATAAATCGTGAAAAAATCAAAAATTACAATTCTCTAATGGGTTCTAATATTATATTAAATTTGTTGAATTATTCCGATAGAATTTTAATCGGGTTATTTTTAGGAACTAGATATGTACCATTATTTTTTATTGCTACTATTGTTGGAAAACTTTCCAATCTAGTTATAAATCCAATGGTTACAGTTTTATTAAGTTATGAGGTAGACAATAAAAACACTTATTCAAGAAAAAAATATATTAGAATTTTCTTCATAACGATAATATTTTCAGTAATATTATCAGTTATTATTTCACTAATATCATATATGGTTATCAAAATTTTGTATCCTAATTATCTTGATGATGTAAAGAGCTTAATATTCTTATCAAATCTTGGTGTTATCTTACTATCAACAACTGCAATTTTACAAATGAAAATTGTTGCCAATAGTAAATTTAATTTAAATTTTAAAATCAATATCATTAGCTTAGTTGTATTATCGATTACAGGATATATACTAATGAATTTATATGGTATCTTAGGATTTTCGATAGCACTTGTACTGACTTCATTAATAAAACATCTAGTAATAATTATTTCATTAAATATGAAGTTAGGAGATAAATAA
- a CDS encoding glycosyltransferase, whose product MRILNIVSSNIVQDPRILKQMETIKTLTDDYIVLGKNNTNVTDERLNKLKFNYKLFGSNNNENSIIKKIINRIKFGKNVIQFIKQYEPNVIHANDFDVLLIVYLSRYKKGKIIYDAHEIYSKNSLVNKIKIVSAIVQFIEKKIVNSIDAFITVSNAAKSYYISQGYKKEPIVITNAPIKEKIVLKNNKNNSFEIVYQGQIVSNRGYEEFLEAGRYINDENIKLIIRGFGHLEDELKGLKIKRNIKNVYIEGPVEMDQLVKSMSSSDVGVVLTKPASINFEYTVSNKIFECLHAGLPVILSPVKEHIYLNDKYDFGIILDEVTPKKIAEAILKLKENPELYKELKRNAVKASNILSWQNEEQKLIDIYKF is encoded by the coding sequence ATGAGAATTTTAAACATAGTATCTAGTAATATTGTTCAAGATCCAAGGATATTAAAACAGATGGAAACTATAAAAACATTAACGGATGATTATATAGTTTTAGGGAAAAATAACACCAATGTGACTGATGAGAGATTAAATAAATTGAAATTTAATTATAAATTATTTGGTTCAAATAATAATGAAAATTCCATAATCAAAAAAATAATAAATCGAATAAAATTCGGTAAAAATGTAATTCAATTCATAAAACAATATGAACCTAATGTAATTCACGCAAATGATTTTGATGTTTTATTAATAGTTTACTTAAGTAGATATAAAAAAGGGAAAATAATATATGATGCACATGAGATTTATTCGAAAAATTCTTTAGTAAATAAAATTAAAATTGTATCGGCAATTGTTCAATTTATTGAGAAAAAAATCGTCAATAGTATTGATGCTTTTATAACAGTCAGCAATGCAGCAAAAAGTTACTATATTTCACAGGGATATAAAAAAGAGCCTATAGTTATAACAAACGCACCAATTAAAGAAAAAATTGTATTGAAAAATAATAAGAATAATAGTTTTGAAATTGTGTATCAAGGTCAAATAGTTTCTAATCGTGGATATGAAGAATTTTTAGAAGCTGGGAGATATATTAATGATGAAAATATAAAACTAATTATTAGAGGTTTTGGACATTTAGAAGATGAGCTTAAAGGTTTGAAAATCAAGAGGAATATAAAGAATGTCTATATTGAAGGTCCGGTTGAAATGGATCAATTAGTAAAATCTATGAGTAGTAGTGATGTTGGTGTTGTCTTAACCAAACCTGCTTCAATTAATTTTGAATATACAGTATCGAATAAAATTTTCGAATGTTTACATGCTGGTTTGCCAGTGATTTTATCTCCAGTAAAAGAACATATTTATCTTAATGATAAATATGATTTTGGAATTATATTAGACGAAGTAACACCTAAAAAAATAGCTGAAGCCATTCTTAAATTAAAAGAAAATCCAGAATTATATAAAGAACTTAAAAGAAACGCTGTTAAAGCGTCGAATATACTTTCGTGGCAAAATGAGGAACAAAAGTTAATCGATATATATAAATTTTAA
- a CDS encoding CatB-related O-acetyltransferase, producing the protein MLKKILINLFPKNFKNENVKINKLAYVTNTNFSGNNYVDRFCRIRNSSFGSYSYIGYNSDINNVQIGNYCSISSDVKIGLNSHPIHLFSTSPIFYSDTNPFGKKINKISYDDSPKITVIKNDVWIGTNVIIMEGISIGNGSIIAAGSVVTKDIGEYEIVGGIPAKIIKKRFDKETIKKLSDSKWWEKDAKELINSQFHL; encoded by the coding sequence ATGTTAAAGAAAATATTAATCAATTTATTCCCTAAAAATTTTAAAAATGAGAATGTAAAAATAAATAAGCTTGCTTATGTTACTAACACAAATTTTAGTGGGAATAATTATGTTGACAGATTTTGTAGAATTCGGAATTCATCATTTGGATCTTATAGTTATATAGGATATAACTCTGATATAAATAATGTTCAAATAGGGAATTATTGCTCGATTTCTTCAGATGTGAAAATAGGATTAAACAGTCATCCAATTCATTTATTTAGTACTTCGCCTATATTTTATTCTGATACCAATCCTTTTGGTAAAAAGATAAACAAAATTAGTTATGATGATTCACCTAAAATTACAGTCATAAAAAATGATGTATGGATAGGTACAAATGTAATTATTATGGAAGGAATATCTATAGGGAATGGTTCTATAATTGCTGCTGGAAGTGTTGTTACCAAAGATATAGGCGAATATGAAATTGTAGGTGGTATTCCGGCAAAAATCATAAAAAAAAGATTTGATAAAGAAACAATCAAGAAATTAAGTGATAGCAAATGGTGGGAAAAAGATGCGAAAGAATTAATTAATTCTCAATTTCATCTATAG
- the wecB gene encoding non-hydrolyzing UDP-N-acetylglucosamine 2-epimerase gives MNKLKLMTIVGTRPEIIRLSATIKACDKYFNQILVHTGQNYDYTLNQVFFEELELREPNHFLEAVGKDLGETMGNIIAKSYEVLAKEKPDALLILGDTNSCLAAVSAKRLKIPVFHMEAGNRCFDQNVPEEINRKIVDHVSDVNLPYTEHSRRYLLDEGFKKENIFVTGSPMREVLEQYEDKINTSNALKTLNLEKNKYILISAHREENIDIEENFNSLMNAINEIAEKYQLPVIYSTHPRSWKKIEERSFEFHPLVKQLKPFGFFDYNALQKHAFVVLSDSGTLSEESSMLKFPGVLIRTSTERPEVLDKGTVIVGGIKYDNLVQSVELARAMQNNNEPMIDAIDYIDTNVSQKVVKIIQSYTEIINRNTWGK, from the coding sequence ATGAATAAATTAAAATTGATGACAATTGTTGGAACTAGACCTGAAATTATTAGACTATCAGCTACTATAAAAGCTTGTGATAAATATTTCAATCAAATATTAGTACATACTGGTCAAAACTATGATTACACACTTAATCAAGTATTCTTTGAAGAATTAGAATTAAGAGAACCCAATCATTTTTTAGAAGCTGTAGGTAAAGATCTAGGTGAAACAATGGGGAATATCATAGCTAAATCTTATGAAGTGTTAGCAAAAGAAAAACCTGATGCACTTTTGATACTAGGAGATACAAATAGTTGTTTAGCAGCAGTATCAGCTAAAAGATTAAAAATTCCTGTATTTCATATGGAAGCAGGTAACCGTTGTTTTGACCAAAATGTACCTGAAGAAATTAATAGAAAAATAGTTGATCACGTGAGTGACGTAAATCTACCATATACAGAACATAGTAGAAGATATTTATTAGATGAAGGATTCAAAAAAGAAAATATCTTCGTAACAGGTTCACCAATGCGTGAGGTTTTAGAACAATATGAAGATAAAATTAATACAAGTAATGCACTGAAAACATTAAATCTAGAAAAAAACAAATACATCTTAATTTCAGCACATAGAGAAGAAAACATTGATATTGAAGAGAACTTTAATTCATTAATGAATGCTATTAACGAGATAGCAGAAAAATATCAATTACCAGTAATCTATTCAACACACCCAAGAAGCTGGAAAAAAATCGAGGAAAGATCATTTGAGTTTCATCCGTTAGTAAAACAACTTAAACCATTCGGATTCTTCGACTATAACGCATTACAAAAACATGCCTTTGTTGTTCTTTCAGATAGTGGAACACTGTCAGAAGAATCATCTATGCTTAAGTTCCCAGGAGTGCTAATAAGAACATCTACAGAACGACCAGAAGTATTAGATAAAGGTACAGTAATTGTTGGTGGCATTAAATATGATAACTTAGTGCAATCTGTAGAACTTGCAAGAGCAATGCAAAATAACAATGAACCAATGATAGATGCAATTGACTATATAGATACAAACGTTTCACAAAAAGTAGTGAAGATTATACAAAGTTATACGGAGATTATTAATAGAAATACATGGGGGAAATAA